From Actinoplanes oblitus, a single genomic window includes:
- a CDS encoding phage tail protein produces MPAGQVIGRVSVRVLPDTDQFRRQAQKDLDRIEKQLEVKVQAKIDLTSGLRDALTELRRINQENRTNDGRKMRIYTTIATSTMDEEITKALRKLQEKADGRKLRIHADLVGAVLATELDEESLRQVEHKLKDWASDISPLKIPVKVDFANGAGAAVNARLAVLTRPRTVPIIPTVNQGALASAATALAALSGARAVGNLLDNLWQSIKNLDKAAPIIGGLALAIAGLSGVGIAAASNLAALSASLASIAPAVLGLPGLLGGLVIGLGASIVAFKDFNKVIPEVKAQLTTLKATISTNFWAAAEQPIRRLIDTLLPQFSAGMGKVSTELGGFFGGLATALTGSFDGALAGMFADLSTSITIATGATGALANSIRILGEVGAGYLPALARWFVDIATQFNTWLSAAAADGRLKAWIDTALAALRDLGTVLLSVGQILAGVAQAATNAGGSALATLASSLQHIAEVVNSPGFQAGLTGVFAAAHNAMNLIATQSGPAVENLFTQLAGTLQTVLPMAGQAIGQLLGAVASALASPAVQGGIVDLFRGIQTAVQALAPAIGPVGQAFGALASVLGTFIATLGPTLATVFTALANAVTTLAPALQPLISTLGGALGAAMTALAPVIGQVAGALASMISGGLVPALTSAFTALAPVVSSLGGLVGTVLVTALQAITPLLPIIAQLIAAIAPVIAQLLTSLAPIVQQILAALGPTLGVIVQALTPLITMLLQLITSILTPILTALGEVIAAALPRLGEALAKVAQALQPFLQALQAVVDFLMPYLVPAIKWVATVLVDSLITAIEGVAKVFTGVVDVIKGLWNILAGIFTGDWSRVWEGVKQVFTGIWDVIVGAFDVIINVGILGVAKKGLALLKGAWDATWTGIKALVDGIWAGLKGAWSAFTGALGSIGSSALSGLRSLFSAAWTAIKDAAGAAWSAIKAAFSTGVSNAITVVRELPGKAKAALGDLGAVLVSAGVKLIQGLINGIMSMFGKVKDTLGNLTSKLTDWKGPASTDRVLLVDAGQLVIEGFLSGLESRYATVRKSLTGFTREIGAMTIQPPSIAGFDTAGLAAQVTGALNGTGQAGLTKVLNYYAAPNNSLDSEEDLFAAASRARMVGW; encoded by the coding sequence ATGCCCGCTGGTCAGGTGATCGGCCGGGTGTCGGTGCGGGTACTGCCGGACACCGACCAGTTCCGCCGGCAGGCGCAGAAGGATCTCGACCGGATCGAGAAGCAGCTTGAGGTCAAGGTCCAGGCGAAGATCGACCTGACCAGCGGCCTGCGGGACGCGCTCACCGAGTTGCGGCGGATCAACCAGGAGAACCGGACCAACGACGGCCGCAAGATGCGGATTTACACCACGATCGCCACGTCCACCATGGACGAGGAGATCACCAAAGCCCTCCGGAAGCTGCAAGAGAAGGCCGACGGTCGCAAGCTGCGCATCCACGCGGACCTGGTCGGGGCGGTGCTCGCCACCGAGTTGGACGAGGAATCGCTGCGGCAGGTCGAGCACAAGCTGAAGGACTGGGCCAGCGACATCAGCCCGCTGAAGATCCCCGTCAAGGTGGACTTCGCGAACGGGGCCGGCGCTGCGGTAAACGCCCGGCTCGCGGTGCTGACCCGCCCGCGGACCGTCCCGATCATTCCCACCGTCAACCAGGGCGCGCTGGCAAGCGCGGCCACTGCCCTGGCGGCGCTGTCCGGTGCCCGCGCGGTCGGGAACCTCCTGGACAACCTCTGGCAATCGATCAAGAATCTCGACAAAGCGGCGCCGATCATCGGCGGTCTCGCCCTCGCGATTGCCGGGCTGTCCGGGGTCGGGATCGCGGCGGCCAGCAACCTCGCCGCGCTGTCGGCATCCCTGGCGAGCATCGCGCCGGCCGTGCTCGGGTTGCCGGGCCTGCTGGGCGGCCTCGTCATCGGGCTGGGCGCCTCGATCGTCGCGTTCAAGGACTTCAACAAGGTCATCCCCGAGGTCAAGGCCCAGCTCACCACGCTGAAGGCGACGATCTCGACGAACTTCTGGGCGGCGGCCGAGCAGCCGATCCGGCGCCTAATCGACACACTGCTCCCGCAGTTCTCCGCCGGCATGGGCAAGGTCAGCACCGAACTGGGCGGCTTCTTCGGCGGCCTCGCCACCGCCCTGACCGGCAGTTTCGACGGCGCCCTGGCCGGCATGTTCGCCGACCTCTCAACCTCGATCACCATCGCGACCGGCGCGACCGGCGCGCTGGCCAACAGCATCCGGATCCTTGGCGAGGTCGGCGCCGGCTACCTGCCCGCCCTCGCGCGCTGGTTCGTCGACATCGCTACGCAGTTCAACACCTGGCTTTCCGCGGCAGCCGCGGACGGCCGGCTCAAGGCATGGATCGACACCGCGCTTGCCGCGCTGCGGGACCTGGGCACGGTGCTGCTGTCGGTCGGGCAGATCCTGGCCGGCGTCGCTCAGGCGGCCACCAATGCGGGCGGCTCCGCCCTCGCCACCCTCGCCAGTTCGCTCCAGCACATCGCCGAGGTGGTCAACAGCCCCGGCTTCCAGGCCGGGCTGACCGGGGTGTTCGCTGCGGCGCACAACGCGATGAACTTGATTGCGACCCAGTCCGGGCCCGCGGTCGAGAACCTGTTCACCCAGCTCGCCGGCACATTGCAAACGGTCCTGCCGATGGCGGGGCAGGCGATCGGGCAACTCCTCGGCGCGGTCGCGTCCGCGCTGGCCAGCCCGGCAGTGCAAGGCGGGATCGTCGACCTGTTCCGCGGGATCCAGACCGCGGTCCAGGCGCTCGCGCCGGCGATCGGCCCGGTCGGGCAGGCATTCGGGGCGCTCGCCTCGGTGCTGGGCACGTTCATCGCCACCCTCGGTCCGACCCTGGCGACCGTCTTCACCGCTCTTGCGAACGCGGTGACCACGCTCGCCCCGGCCCTGCAACCGCTGATCTCCACCTTGGGCGGTGCGCTCGGGGCGGCGATGACGGCACTGGCGCCGGTCATCGGCCAGGTCGCGGGCGCGTTGGCGTCAATGATCTCCGGTGGGTTGGTGCCCGCGCTGACGTCAGCCTTCACCGCGTTGGCGCCGGTGGTCAGTTCGCTCGGCGGACTGGTGGGCACGGTGCTGGTGACGGCATTGCAGGCGATCACCCCGCTGCTGCCGATCATCGCGCAACTGATCGCGGCGATTGCGCCGGTCATCGCCCAGTTGCTGACGTCACTGGCGCCGATCGTGCAACAGATCCTTGCGGCGCTGGGGCCCACGCTTGGCGTCATCGTGCAGGCGCTGACGCCACTGATCACGATGCTGCTCCAGCTCATCACGTCGATCCTGACGCCGATTCTGACCGCGCTCGGCGAAGTGATCGCGGCGGCGCTGCCCCGCCTGGGCGAAGCGCTGGCGAAGGTGGCGCAGGCGCTGCAACCGTTCCTTCAGGCGCTGCAAGCCGTCGTCGACTTCCTGATGCCGTACTTGGTGCCGGCCATCAAGTGGGTCGCCACCGTGCTAGTCGACAGCCTGATCACGGCGATCGAAGGCGTGGCGAAGGTCTTCACCGGCGTCGTCGACGTGATCAAGGGTCTCTGGAACATCCTCGCGGGGATCTTCACCGGTGACTGGTCGCGGGTGTGGGAGGGCGTCAAGCAGGTCTTCACCGGGATCTGGGACGTCATCGTCGGCGCCTTCGATGTGATCATCAACGTCGGGATTCTCGGTGTCGCCAAGAAGGGCCTGGCCCTGCTCAAGGGCGCCTGGGACGCCACCTGGACCGGTATCAAAGCCTTGGTCGACGGGATCTGGGCTGGGCTCAAGGGTGCCTGGTCGGCGTTCACCGGGGCGCTCGGCTCCATCGGCAGCTCGGCATTGTCGGGGCTGAGGTCGCTGTTCTCCGCGGCCTGGACGGCGATCAAGGACGCCGCGGGAGCGGCGTGGTCGGCGATCAAGGCCGCGTTCTCGACCGGCGTGAGCAACGCCATCACCGTGGTCAGAGAACTGCCGGGCAAGGCCAAGGCCGCGCTCGGCGACCTCGGCGCCGTGTTGGTCAGCGCGGGGGTGAAGCTGATCCAGGGGCTGATCAACGGAATCATGAGCATGTTCGGCAAGGTGAAGGACACTCTCGGCAACCTCACCTCGAAGCTCACCGACTGGAAGGGACCAGCGAGCACCGACCGGGTGTTGCTGGTCGACGCCGGGCAGCTCGTGATCGAGGGCTTCCTGTCCGGTCTGGAATCCCGGTACGCCACGGTGCGCAAGTCCCTGACCGGGTTCACCCGCGAGATCGGCGCGATGACCATCCAGCCGCCCAGCATTGCCGGCTTCGATACCGCCGGGTTGGCGGCGCAGGTGACCGGCGCTCTCAACGGCACTGGGCAGGCGGGCCTGACGAAGGTCCTGAACTACTACGCGGCCCCGAACAACTCCCTCGACAGCGAGGAAGACCTGTTCGCGGCAGCCTCGCGGGCAAGGATGGTGGGCTGGTAA
- a CDS encoding phage tail assembly protein: MSTIMLDDIRAAAERKYGSTNIDTGTRTVKLLNPLRLGKKQRDALMAVQDKLNAEGADQEALLAEALTLVAESPTAAKALLASIGGDLAVLVEVFSRYTEGTQAGEASPSAD, translated from the coding sequence ATGTCCACGATCATGCTCGACGACATCCGCGCGGCGGCCGAGCGCAAGTACGGCTCGACCAACATCGACACCGGAACCCGCACGGTGAAGTTGCTCAACCCGCTGCGCCTGGGCAAGAAGCAGCGCGACGCGCTGATGGCCGTGCAGGACAAGCTGAACGCTGAGGGCGCCGATCAGGAGGCGCTGCTGGCCGAGGCCCTGACCCTGGTCGCCGAGTCCCCGACTGCGGCCAAGGCGCTGCTCGCGTCGATCGGCGGGGACCTGGCCGTGCTGGTCGAGGTGTTCAGCCGCTACACGGAGGGCACGCAGGCGGGGGAAGCCTCGCCCTCTGCCGACTGA
- a CDS encoding phage tail tube protein yields MINDAATLVIGSGNYFKAPTGTAFPADLLAPSSPWGNVGHTSLEDIFGVSSEGGEATVLGTLQNKSLRTKYSARTETLTFTLQQFDIDGLRLFYGANAPLLPSGLLGVPAEPVPTECAFLIVFIDGSNHFGFYAPRAEVYRADDMSISDTESLAGLPLGVKPMVHGSNGWTYAVTPLGGTVEPAPEPSTVL; encoded by the coding sequence GTGATTAATGATGCCGCCACGCTGGTCATCGGCAGTGGCAACTACTTCAAGGCGCCGACCGGAACGGCGTTCCCGGCGGACCTGCTCGCCCCCTCCAGCCCGTGGGGCAACGTCGGGCATACCTCCCTCGAAGACATCTTTGGAGTCAGCTCCGAAGGCGGTGAGGCCACCGTGCTCGGCACGTTGCAGAACAAGAGCCTGCGGACGAAGTACAGCGCCAGGACCGAAACGCTCACGTTCACGTTGCAACAGTTCGACATCGACGGCTTGCGGCTGTTCTACGGTGCGAACGCTCCGCTGTTGCCGTCCGGGCTGCTGGGCGTGCCGGCCGAGCCGGTGCCGACCGAGTGCGCCTTCCTGATCGTGTTCATCGACGGAAGCAATCACTTCGGCTTCTACGCCCCACGCGCCGAGGTGTACCGGGCCGACGACATGTCGATCTCCGACACCGAGTCCCTGGCCGGGTTGCCCTTGGGAGTCAAGCCCATGGTGCACGGCTCGAATGGCTGGACGTACGCCGTCACCCCGTTGGGCGGCACCGTCGAGCCGGCCCCGGAGCCCTCGACCGTGCTGTAG
- a CDS encoding DUF5403 family protein — protein sequence MAKIFRAAPKRVAVIEGVQAALEARTFEIAARAEVELIAHRQDGHAEIDIEHGRVDWFVVLSDERGQKAAMSIEFGRAGYIDPETGERYAAMDGLFILHRAAHLPKKSHPKIRVPELRKRKRGGRR from the coding sequence ATGGCCAAGATCTTCCGTGCTGCTCCCAAGCGGGTCGCCGTGATCGAGGGTGTGCAGGCCGCGTTGGAGGCACGGACGTTTGAGATCGCCGCTCGCGCCGAAGTCGAGCTGATCGCTCACCGGCAGGACGGCCACGCCGAGATCGACATCGAGCACGGCCGGGTTGACTGGTTCGTGGTGCTGTCCGACGAGCGCGGTCAGAAGGCCGCCATGAGCATCGAGTTCGGTCGGGCCGGCTACATCGACCCGGAGACCGGTGAGCGGTATGCGGCGATGGATGGCCTGTTCATCCTGCACCGCGCCGCCCACCTGCCGAAGAAGTCGCATCCGAAGATCCGCGTTCCCGAGTTGCGTAAACGGAAACGGGGTGGTCGCCGATGA
- a CDS encoding phage head-tail adapter protein: MQRRRGQAARIWKAKTIVDNRGNEVVVADADGPHEVRAAFIPQRSARAEVPGQAQINVTRMIVAADLPDVNLWSRVAWAGRQWDVVTPPAYHHGTRRTRHWSIDIRERP; the protein is encoded by the coding sequence ATGCAACGTCGGCGCGGCCAAGCGGCGCGCATCTGGAAGGCCAAGACCATCGTCGACAACCGCGGCAACGAGGTCGTGGTGGCCGACGCGGACGGGCCACACGAGGTTCGGGCCGCGTTCATTCCCCAGCGGTCCGCGCGGGCGGAAGTGCCGGGCCAGGCGCAGATCAACGTCACCCGGATGATCGTCGCCGCGGACCTGCCAGACGTGAACCTGTGGTCGCGGGTTGCGTGGGCGGGCCGGCAGTGGGATGTGGTCACGCCGCCGGCCTACCACCACGGCACCCGCCGCACACGGCATTGGTCGATCGACATTCGGGAGCGTCCCTGA
- a CDS encoding VG15 protein: MTSPVRAAEADQASTAFHLALTQLGVATIGDALTLWAGVPPTRTAALSAAWLRRAIHLVMTRRARGRDLAMAYYRLVRALRTGTTVADPRRPDPPYVTLGMLRNEFAALTGPAPAAPAPAADDAAPRTAADVPALDGGRAGDDDDDRILVEQLDALDRDLERLEQAAEKEARIALEELGPRNLDRKLADIDTSQPAELVDDLRDDAHRRAGTRQAATAERLVMNGARSTMWSAAERDRRAIGYIRLSRTGTPCGWCAMLISRGPVYRSQRSAEYADGDRYHDNCHCYAEPVFDRGQYASSRLYALNREYQELWPKVTKGLSGKAALRAWRRFIRQQQADAREALPARTAQEAQAP, from the coding sequence GTGACGAGCCCGGTCCGCGCGGCGGAGGCCGACCAGGCGTCGACCGCCTTCCACCTCGCGTTGACGCAGCTCGGCGTGGCCACCATCGGCGACGCGTTGACGCTGTGGGCCGGCGTACCGCCTACCCGCACCGCCGCGCTGAGCGCGGCATGGCTGCGCCGGGCCATTCACCTGGTGATGACCCGCCGCGCCCGCGGCCGGGACCTGGCCATGGCCTACTACCGCCTGGTCCGGGCGCTGCGCACCGGTACGACGGTCGCTGACCCGCGGCGTCCGGACCCGCCGTACGTCACGCTCGGCATGCTGCGCAACGAGTTCGCTGCTCTCACCGGCCCGGCACCTGCGGCGCCCGCCCCGGCGGCGGACGATGCCGCACCGCGGACGGCCGCGGATGTGCCGGCGCTGGATGGCGGCCGGGCCGGCGATGATGACGACGATCGGATTCTGGTCGAGCAGCTCGACGCCCTGGACCGCGACCTGGAGCGGTTGGAGCAGGCGGCCGAGAAGGAAGCGCGCATCGCCCTGGAGGAGCTGGGGCCGCGCAACCTCGATCGTAAGCTCGCCGACATCGACACCAGCCAGCCCGCCGAGCTGGTCGACGACCTGCGCGACGACGCGCACCGACGGGCCGGCACGAGGCAGGCCGCCACCGCGGAACGTCTCGTGATGAACGGCGCACGCAGCACGATGTGGTCGGCTGCTGAACGCGACCGGCGGGCGATCGGCTACATCCGGCTGTCGCGGACGGGTACGCCGTGTGGCTGGTGCGCCATGTTGATCTCCCGCGGTCCGGTCTACCGGTCACAGCGCTCCGCCGAGTATGCGGACGGCGATCGGTACCACGACAACTGTCACTGCTACGCCGAGCCCGTCTTCGACCGCGGCCAGTACGCCAGCTCCCGCCTGTACGCGCTGAACCGCGAATACCAGGAGCTGTGGCCGAAGGTCACCAAGGGGCTGTCCGGCAAGGCCGCCCTTCGCGCGTGGCGGCGCTTCATCCGTCAACAGCAGGCCGACGCCCGGGAGGCGCTGCCTGCCCGCACTGCCCAGGAGGCGCAAGCACCATGA
- a CDS encoding phage portal protein yields MTDLVDGAPRALARQLLATLDRDTPRLERIDNYVQGKHDDPYMPAFADDEYRLLAKRAISNWMPLLVGTPAQALYVDSFRRGRTVDTQPAAQLPEWRHWQQSRLDARQAAIHRGALTFGHSFALTEKVKGKVRTKGLSAMRTSAVYEDPANDLVPYAALTVTRRPTGDLPGVARMWDAASEYRVTFKSFTDAASVRVSRVRRHGCSECPVTRFCAAVDLEGRTVGVIEPMIALQNRINQTIFDLLVAQTYASFKVRTATGMAPPIKRDADGEPILDDNGQPIPLPVNVNAKRFLFAEDPDVKFDSLAETPLGGFIDSIDMSIRHLSAISQTPPHHLLGQIANLSAEALLAAETALSRKIAEFRAMFGEAWERVFRVAAELAGDTAAAEDYAGEVLWRDMEMRSLAQSADGLGKLAESLSIPKRGLWSRVPGVTATEIREWEQIREDDDAELQLAQSIRRATPEPAAEPVAA; encoded by the coding sequence GTGACTGACCTGGTGGACGGCGCCCCGCGCGCTCTGGCCCGCCAGCTCCTGGCGACCCTCGATCGGGACACGCCTCGGCTGGAGCGCATCGACAACTACGTGCAGGGCAAGCACGATGACCCGTATATGCCGGCCTTCGCCGACGACGAGTACCGGCTGCTCGCGAAGCGGGCGATCTCGAACTGGATGCCTCTGCTGGTCGGTACGCCGGCGCAAGCCCTGTACGTCGATTCGTTCCGTCGCGGCCGGACTGTGGATACGCAGCCGGCGGCGCAGCTTCCGGAGTGGCGGCACTGGCAGCAGTCCAGGTTGGACGCACGCCAGGCCGCCATTCACCGCGGGGCCCTCACGTTCGGGCACAGCTTCGCCCTGACCGAGAAAGTCAAGGGGAAGGTGCGTACCAAGGGGCTGTCCGCGATGCGCACTTCGGCGGTGTACGAGGACCCGGCGAACGACCTCGTGCCGTACGCGGCGCTGACGGTGACCCGTCGGCCGACCGGTGATCTGCCGGGTGTAGCGCGGATGTGGGACGCCGCCAGCGAGTACCGCGTGACGTTCAAGAGCTTCACCGACGCCGCCAGTGTCCGCGTGAGCCGGGTTCGCCGGCATGGCTGTTCCGAGTGTCCGGTCACCCGGTTTTGCGCTGCGGTGGATCTGGAGGGCCGCACGGTCGGTGTGATCGAGCCGATGATCGCCTTGCAGAACCGCATCAATCAGACGATTTTTGACTTGTTGGTTGCGCAGACCTACGCGTCGTTCAAAGTTCGGACGGCGACGGGTATGGCCCCGCCGATCAAGCGCGACGCGGACGGTGAACCGATCCTGGACGACAACGGGCAGCCGATCCCGTTGCCGGTCAACGTCAACGCGAAGAGGTTCTTGTTCGCGGAGGATCCGGACGTCAAGTTCGACTCCCTCGCGGAGACACCGCTGGGCGGGTTCATCGACAGCATTGACATGAGCATCCGGCACCTGTCCGCGATCAGCCAGACCCCTCCGCACCACCTGCTCGGGCAGATCGCCAACCTCAGTGCGGAGGCGCTGCTGGCCGCGGAGACCGCCCTCAGCCGCAAGATCGCAGAGTTCCGGGCGATGTTCGGTGAGGCGTGGGAAAGGGTGTTCAGGGTCGCTGCGGAGCTGGCTGGCGACACGGCCGCGGCCGAGGACTACGCGGGCGAAGTGCTGTGGCGCGACATGGAAATGCGGTCGCTCGCGCAGTCCGCTGACGGATTGGGCAAGCTCGCCGAGTCGCTGAGCATTCCGAAGCGCGGCCTGTGGTCGAGGGTGCCCGGGGTGACCGCGACGGAGATCAGGGAGTGGGAGCAGATCCGCGAGGACGACGACGCGGAACTCCAGCTTGCCCAGTCCATCCGCCGAGCCACGCCCGAGCCGGCCGCGGAGCCGGTGGCCGCGTGA
- a CDS encoding terminase — translation MRFILWWYAVGHRGRFIYRKGVLQRLKGWGKDPLVAVMCLIELVGPSRFIHFDPKTGDPVGAPHPQAWVQVAAVSREQTRNTMTLFPSLMSKHFIATYGIKAGAELIRANGGRQRLEAVTSSYRALEGGRSTFVVLNETHHWIRGNNGHQMYETIDGNATKKDSRYLAITNAYLPGEDSVGERMREAFDKIREGRALDVGFLYDSVEAHPKTPLTPEALRIVIPKIRGDAVWLRVDTIIQSVLDITLSPARSRRMWLNQIVADEDALFGPENWVPLYVEGATLKPGDEIVMGFDGGKSDDSTGIVAIRTSDRVAFVLGLWERPDGPAGDGWEVDRSAVDSAVHDAFRVFNVQGFYADVALWESFIEDWAATYGEGLTVKAEGRNAIAWDMRQSLQRVTRAHERLMRSIFDGKLGHDGDLALRRHVLNAHRRVNNYGISFGKAGGRESPRKVDLYAALMLAHEALYDLRTRGKKTRARTGRGYFL, via the coding sequence TTGCGGTTCATCTTGTGGTGGTACGCCGTCGGTCACCGCGGCCGGTTCATCTACCGCAAGGGCGTGCTCCAGCGCCTCAAGGGCTGGGGCAAGGATCCCCTCGTCGCGGTGATGTGCCTGATCGAGCTGGTCGGCCCCAGCCGCTTCATCCACTTCGATCCGAAGACCGGTGACCCGGTCGGGGCGCCGCATCCGCAGGCGTGGGTGCAGGTCGCCGCCGTGAGCCGGGAGCAGACCCGCAACACCATGACCTTGTTCCCGTCGCTGATGAGCAAGCACTTCATCGCGACGTACGGGATCAAGGCCGGCGCGGAGCTGATCCGTGCGAACGGCGGCCGGCAGCGCCTGGAGGCGGTCACCAGCTCGTACCGAGCCCTGGAAGGTGGCCGAAGCACGTTCGTCGTGCTCAACGAGACGCACCACTGGATCCGTGGCAACAACGGCCACCAGATGTACGAGACGATCGACGGCAACGCCACCAAGAAGGACTCGCGCTACCTGGCGATCACCAACGCCTACCTGCCCGGCGAAGACAGTGTCGGCGAGCGGATGCGCGAGGCATTCGACAAGATCCGCGAAGGCCGCGCGCTCGACGTCGGCTTCCTCTACGACAGCGTGGAGGCGCACCCGAAGACACCGCTGACGCCCGAGGCGCTGCGCATCGTCATCCCGAAGATCCGCGGGGACGCGGTCTGGCTGCGCGTCGACACGATCATCCAATCGGTTCTCGACATCACGCTGTCGCCGGCCCGGTCGCGGCGGATGTGGCTCAACCAAATCGTGGCCGATGAAGACGCCTTGTTCGGCCCAGAGAACTGGGTGCCGCTGTACGTCGAGGGCGCCACTCTGAAGCCGGGCGACGAGATCGTCATGGGCTTCGATGGCGGGAAATCAGATGATTCAACCGGAATCGTCGCAATCAGAACGTCGGATCGCGTTGCGTTCGTGCTCGGCCTGTGGGAACGACCGGACGGCCCGGCTGGCGACGGCTGGGAAGTCGATCGTTCCGCGGTGGATTCCGCGGTGCACGACGCGTTCCGCGTGTTCAACGTGCAGGGCTTCTACGCCGATGTCGCCTTGTGGGAGTCCTTCATCGAGGACTGGGCCGCCACCTACGGCGAGGGCCTGACCGTCAAGGCCGAGGGCCGCAACGCCATCGCCTGGGACATGCGGCAGAGCTTGCAGCGGGTCACCCGGGCGCACGAGCGGCTGATGCGCTCGATCTTCGATGGCAAGCTCGGCCATGACGGGGACCTGGCCTTGCGCCGGCATGTGCTCAACGCGCACCGGCGGGTCAACAACTACGGCATCTCCTTCGGTAAGGCCGGTGGGCGTGAATCGCCGCGCAAGGTCGATCTCTATGCCGCGCTGATGCTCGCTCACGAAGCCTTGTACGACCTGCGCACCCGCGGCAAGAAGACCCGGGCGCGCACCGGTCGCGGCTACTTCCTCTAA
- a CDS encoding phage terminase small subunit: protein MIDVPGPIPNREADLARPRERGGSQVQPVTKGELRPVTVPEPDPGWHPIAARLYESLRSSGQADFYQNSDWAFAMSVCDDLSHYKKSMKRSGQMLQTIYSALERLLVTEGDRRRVRIELHEPDDDSTPASVVAIEDYRRELGVAQ, encoded by the coding sequence GTGATCGACGTGCCTGGACCCATCCCGAACCGGGAAGCGGACCTTGCCCGGCCGCGGGAACGTGGCGGCAGTCAGGTGCAACCGGTTACCAAGGGCGAGCTGCGGCCGGTGACCGTGCCCGAGCCCGACCCGGGCTGGCATCCAATCGCCGCTCGGCTCTACGAGTCGCTGCGCTCGTCCGGCCAGGCGGACTTCTACCAGAACTCCGATTGGGCGTTTGCGATGAGCGTGTGCGACGACCTGTCGCACTACAAGAAGTCTATGAAGCGCAGCGGCCAGATGCTCCAGACGATCTACTCGGCGCTGGAACGGCTGCTGGTTACCGAGGGCGACCGGCGCCGGGTGCGCATCGAGCTGCACGAGCCGGATGACGACTCCACCCCGGCGTCGGTGGTGGCGATCGAGGACTACCGCCGCGAACTGGGCGTGGCGCAGTGA